CGATCGATCAGCCGGACGAGCCCCAGTTTCTCCGCCACCGGAATGAACTCCGCCGCCGGGATCGGCGTGCCGTCGGACTTCATCAGGCGCGCGAGGCACTCGTAGAAACGCCGCTCGCCGGTCCGGGCATCCACGATGGGCTGGAAGGCAAGCTGCATCCGGCCTTCCTTGAGCGCCGAAAGGATCTGGTTCGCGACGGAGATGTTGCGCTTGCGGCCCGACTGGACCTGGAAGTTCGCCTGGTAGGGAACGAAGGTGTCGCGGCCCGCGTGCTTGGCCTGGTCGAGGGCTTCCTCGGCGAAGGAGATGGCGTCGTGCGTCGTCCGCGCGAAGCCGGGCAGGGACACGCCGCCGATCGAGACGGTGGCGGAAACCGGGCCGGCGCGCGTCTCGAACACCTCGTCGCGGATCACCGCCAGCAGGCGTTCGGCCGCCCGCGGCATGTCGGCTTCGCCGCAGTCCGGCAGGATCACGCCGAACTTCGCGCTGCCGACGCGCCCGAGGATGTCGCCGGCGCGCAGCACGCCTTCGAGGCGGCGGCAGATGGCGACGATCATCTCGTCGGCCACGTCGAACCCATAGGCCTCGTTGACGCGCGTCAGATTGTCGATGGCAATGATGAAGAAGGCGCACGGCGCCTTGAACCGCAGCGCGTAGGCCAGCACGTGCGCCAGCCGTTCGCGCAGCCGCGTACGGTTCAGAAGGCCCGTCAGATCGTCGTTGGACGCGAGATAGTCGAGCCGCGCCTCGCGCCGCTTGCGGTCGCTGACGTTGCGCAGGACGCCGCGCAGCGACCCCTTCTCGCCGGGTCCGGCCGTCCAGATCAGCCGCTCCTCCAGCCACAGCGGCTGGCGGGAGGTGGATTGGAACCGGTATTCGAGTTCGAGCGACGCACCGCTCGCCTGCATCTCGGCGATCTGTGCCGGGCGGGCCAGACGGGCCGCATCCTCGACACGCCCAAGGAAGCCTTCGCCCGTTGCGATCAGGTCCGCGTCGTCCAGCGCCAGCAACTCCCGCACGCCAGGCGTCCAGGCGATTTCGTCCGTATCGAGGTTCCAGCAATAGGCCGCCTCACCCAGGCGCGGCATGGTGGCGGCGAGCCATTCGCCCCCGGCCTGCGCGGGATCAGCCGATGCAACCGGGCTTTCTGCCTTGTCCGACACGCGCCTTGGACCCCTTCTCTCCGTACCGGGACCGGAAGGCGCGCGCCGCAGACGCGCACCCTGTCCGGGCTCCACTCATACGCGGGGACCGCTAAAGGGACGGTTAATGCGTGTTTGCCATTCAGCAGGACGCGGCGACGGGCCCTACCAACCGAGCGCGGCACCGTCCTTGCGCGGGTCGGAACCGCCGATCAGCGCGCCGCGGGCATGGTCGATCCAGATCGCCTGGCCGCCTCCCCACGGATTGTCGGGGCGTCCGATGGGATGGCCCTTCGCCGCCAGCTGGTCGGCCACGTGATCGTCGATGCCGCGTTCCAGTTCCAGCCGGCCTGCGACATGGAAGCTGCGGGCGTGGTCGATCGCCTCCTGCACGTCCATGCCGTAATCGACGATGTTGGTGGCGACGTGGACGTGGCCCACGGGCTGATAGGCCCCGCCCATGACGCCGTAGCACATGACCGCGCGGCCATCCTGCATCAGCATGGCGGGAATGATGGTGTGCAACGGCCGTTTGCCGCCCTGCAGCACGTTGGGGTGCCCTTCCTCAAGCCGGAAACCCGCGCCGCGGTTCTGGAAGTTCACGCCCGTTCCCGGATCGGCGAAGCCCGACCCGAACTGGAAATAGATCGAGTTGATGAAGGACACGGCGTTCAGGTCGCGGTCGACCACCGAGACATAGACCGTGTCGCGGTAGATCGGCCCGGTAAAGGGCGCGATACCGGTCATCGCCCGCTCCATGTCGATGCGGGCGCGCATCTCGTCGGCCAGCCGGTCGCTCAGCAGGTGATCCATCGGCACCGCGGCGAAGTCCGGGTCGGCCACGTGGCCGTCGCGCACGTCGAAGGCGAGACGGGCGGCCTCCGCCTCCAGATGGATGCGGTCGGCGCCCGACGGGTCGAGCGCGGCGAGGTCGAAGCCCTCCAGCGTCTTCAGCATCATCAGCGCCGTCACGCCATGTCCGTTCGGCGGCAGTTCCGCAAGCTGGTAGCCACGGTAGGAGGTACGGACCGGCTCGACCCAGGTCGCCTCGGTCGCCGCGAAATCGTCGAGCGTGTGCACCCCGCCATGGGCACGCAGGAAGGCGACCATGCTTTGCGCCACCTCGCCCTCGTAGAAGCCTGCACGCCCCTTCTCCGCGATCGCGCGCAGCGTCCGGGCAAGCCGCGGGAAGCGCACGATGTCGCCGCACGCGGGCGCGGCGCCGCCCGGCAGCAGCACGTCCGCCCCGCCCGCCTGGCGCCTGAGCCGCGCCTCGCCCAGCTTCCAGTCGCGCGCCACGCGCGGCGAGACCGGGAAGCCCTCCTCGGCATGGGCGATCGCGGGTGCCAGCAGGTCACCGAGCGCCATCGTGCCGTGCGCCGCGATCAGCCGCTCCCAGGCGTCCACCGCGCCGGGGACGGTCACCGAGTGGATGGAGTCGATGGAGATGGTCTCCATCCCCTCTGCGCGCAGCGCCGCGGCGTCGGCTGCCCTGGGCGCGCGGCCCGACCCGTTGAGGCCGATCAGCCGGTTCCCGCCGCCGGGCGCGGCGAGCACGAAGCAGTCGCCGCCCACACCCGTCGACATGGGCTCGACCACGCACAGCACGGCGCTCGCCGCGACAGCCGCATCGTATGCATTTCCGCCGCGGCGCAGCACGTCGACGGCGGCCAGCGCCGCAAGGGGATGAGACGTCGCGCACATGCCGTTGCGCGCATGGACGGTTGATCGGCCCGGGAGATGAAGATCGCGCATGATGCGTGGCTGTCCTCGGCGGTGACGGGGGCGGATGACTGCATCCTGAAGTATCCGGCGCCCCCGGGCACGGCAAGGCGCTTTGCAGCCGGCGGGAACGGCCTGCAACTCTTGCAATAGTCGTTGCGATGGCGTCTCATTCCCCGCGTGTGTCCGGCAGGAGATTCTGTCCGGGACGTCAGCTCACATTTCGACCAGGGGGAACGCACCTCATGAGCAGCTACAGCATCGAGACGATCGAGGGTATCGGCCCGGCCTTCGGAGCCAAGCTGAAGACCGCGGGCATCACAACGACCGGAGCGCTGCTCAAGGCCGGTGCAGACCCGAAGGGCCGCAAGGCACTCGCGGAGAAGACCGGCATCGACGAGGCGAAGATCCGCGACTGGTGCAACATGGCCGACCTCATGCGCATCAAGGGCGTGGGCGAGGAGTATTCGGAACTGCTCGAGAAGGCCGGCGTCGACACGGTCAAGGAACTGCGCAACCGCAAGGCCGACAACCTGCACGCCAAGATGGCGGAGGTGAACGCGGCCAGGAAGCTCGTGCGCCAGCTTCCCTCCCTGAAGCAGGTCGAATCGTGGGTTGCCCAGGCGAAGGAACTGCCGCCGACCATGACCTACTGAGCGGACCTCTGGCGTCACTGACGCCCCCGTCATAATGTGAAAAGGCCGCCCCGGAAGAGGGCGGCCTTTTCTGCTCGGGGAGGGGCGGACTCATGACAGCAGGACGCATGACCGCAGGCGCGGTCATGTCGCTCGCGGTCCTTGGCGGGACGGTGGGCGCAAACATGGGCGCGTCTGCGGCGGACCTCGACCGCGGCGCGTATCTGGCGCAGATCATGGATTGCGGCGGCTGCCACACGCCGGGTGTGCTGGCAGGAACGCCGGACATGACGCGCGCGCTCGCCGGATCGGAAATCGGCTTCGAGATTCCGGGCCTCGGTATCTTCTACCCGCCGAACCTGACCCCGGACGCGGCCACCGGCCTCGGGTCCTGGACGGCGGAGCAGATGGTGACGGCGATCACGACGGGCGTGCGGCCCGACGGGCGCATCCTTGCCCCGATCATGCCCTATCACGCCTATTCCGCGCTGACGCCGGACGATGCGGCGGCTCTCGTCGCCTATCTGCGGACGCTCGCGCCGGTCAGCAACCAGGTCCCGTCTCCTGTCGGGCCGGAGGGGAAAGCGGTCGCGCCCTACCTCGGCCCGAAGACGCCGTGACGGCCTAGCGCCCGCGGAACAGGCCGCCCAGGATGCCGCGCACGATCTGCCGGCCGAGCTGGGTACCGATGCTTCGGGCGACCGATTTCATCATGGCCTCGCCGGTGCTCTGCCTCCGGGAGGAGGAGGTACGCGCCGTCGTGCGCTTCGGCGGCAGGTCGACGTCGTAGCGGCGGCGTTCGGCGGTACTGCGCTCCACCTCCTGCGCCCGGGCCTCCGTCTCCGCCACCTGCTTTGCCCGCGCCTCGAGCATTTCCGAGGCCGACACGCGGTCGATCGTGGTGTCGTAGCGCCCGGCGACGGGGGAATGGCCAATCGTTTCCGTCCGCTCCGCCGCGCTGACGGGGCCGAGGCGCGACGATGGCGGCCGGATCAGCGTGCGGTCGACGATGCCGGGGATACCCTTGGCCTCGAGCGTGGAGACGAGCGCCTCGCCCACGCCCAGTTCGGTGATGACATCCGCGACCTTGAAGGCCGGGTTCGGGCGGAACGTCTCGGCCGCCGCGCGCACCGCCTTCTGGTCGCGCGGGGTGAAGGCGCGCAGCGCGTGCTGCACCCGGTTGCCGAGCTGGCCCAGCACCGTGTCCGGCACGTCGATGGGATTCTGCGTCACGAAATAGACGCCTACCCCCTTCGACCGTATGAGGCGCACCACTTGCTCCACCTTGTCAACGAGCGCGGCGGGCGCATCGTCGAACAGCAGGTGCGCCTCGTCGAAGAAGAAGACGAGCTTCGGCTTGTCCGGGTCGCCCACCTCCGGCAGGTCCTCGAACAGTTCCGACAGGAGCCACAGCAGGAAGGTCGCGTAGAGGCGGGGGCTCTGCATCAGGCGGTCGGCGGCGAGGATCGAGACGACGCCGCGCCCGTCCTGCGTCGTGCGCATGAGATCGGCGAGTTCGAGCGCCGGCTCCCCGAAGAAGTGCGCCGCGCCCTGGTTCTCGAGCACCAGCAGGCGGCGCTGGATCGCGCCCACGCTCGCCGCCGAGACATTGCCATAGGTCGTGGTCAGGCTGGCCGCGTTCTCCGCCACGTGCTGCAGAAGCGCGCGCAGGTCCTTCAGGTCGAGCAGCAGGAGACCCTGCTCGTCGGCGACGCGGAAGGCGATGTTCAGCACGCCTTCCTGCGTGTCGTTGAGGTCGAGCAGGCGCGACAGCAGCAGCGGGCCCATCTCGCTGATCGTCGTGCGGATCGGGTGCCCCTGCTCCCCGAACAGGTCCCAGAAGACGACCGGGAAGGCGTCGAAGCCATAGTCGTCGAGGCCGATCGTCTTCGCCCGCTCGACAAGCTTGGGCGCCACCTTGTCCTCGGGCTTTCCGGCGCGCGACAGGCCGGCGAGGTCGCCCTTCACGTCCGCCATGAAGACCGGCACGCCCGCCGCCGAGAACCCTTCCGCCATGATCTGCAGGCTGACGGTCTTGCCGGTGCCCGTGGCGCCTGCGATCAGCCCGTGCCGGTTGGCGTATTTCAGCGCCAGCGCCTGAACCTTCTCGCCGCGCCCCAGATAGATCGTGCCGTCGCCCATGCCTTGCCGTTCCCTCCGCTCGCTCAACTCACTGGATAGCCGGAAACGGGCCGTGCATCCAGCGTCAGGCGGCGGGGTCGCGCGGCAGCATCCGGTTGAGGCCCATCGCCCCCTCGAGATGGCGGGCCGCGGTCAGGATCCCGGCCTCTCCCATGCGCGGGCCGACGATCTGCAGGCCCACGGGCAAGCCGTCCTTCGTCAGTCCCGCTGGCACCGAGGCGGCCGGGCAACTCGTCACCGAGATCGCGAAGGTGATCGCCAGCCAGTCCACATAATTGTCGAAGCGGTGTCCTTCGACCTCCTCCACGTAGCGCGTCTCGACCGCGAAGGGCGGCACGACGGCGGCAGGCGCGAGCAGCACGTCATAGGTCTCGAAGAAGCGCGCCATCTCGTGCCACACCCGGCCGCGGGCGAGTTCCGCCTGGCCGATCTCCTCCGCCGTGAGCTTCAGGCCGCGCTCGATGTTCCAGACGATATCGGGTTTCAGCATGTCGCGCCGGTCGCGGTAATGCTCCGCCATCTCGGCGGCGAACCACAGCGCGCGCAGCGTCTGGAACGCATCCTTCGCGCCGGTCAGATCGGGCGAGACCTCTTCCACGACCGCGCCCATCTCCTGGAACCGCCGGGCGGCGGCGGCGCAGATCTCGCGCACCTCCGACGATACGGGACCGAGGCCGAGGTCCGGGCTGAACGCCACGCGCTTCGGCGGCGCGCCGGTGCGCACGGCCTCCAGCACGGTGCGGCCCGGTGCGGGCAGGGACAGCGGATCGTCGGCGTGCGGATGGCTCATGGCGTCGAGCAGAAGCGCCACGTCCTCCACCGACCTGCCCATCGGCCCCTCGACGAACAGCGGGCTGAACGGCTGCGGCACGGGTGCGCGCGGCACCCGGCCCGGTGTCGTGCGCAGGCCGACGATGCCGTTGAAGCTCGCCGGCGTCCTGAGCGAACCGCCGAGGTCGGAGCCGGTCGCGCCCCACACCTCGCCCGCCGCCAGCGCCGCCGCCGACCCGCCAGAGGAACCGGCGACCGACATGGCGGTGTTCCATGGGTTGCGGGTGCGCCCGAACACCTCGTTGAAGGTGCTGGCGCCCGCCCCAAACTCTGGCGTGTTCGACTTGGCGACGACGATGCCGCCCTGGTCTTCGAGCGTGGAGACGAGCGCGTCGCTCTTTGCCGGAACGTGATCCCTGAAGATCGGCGAGCCCCAGGTGGTGCGCACGCCCGCGACCGGGTTCAGGTCCTTGACCGCGATCGGCAGGCCGCACAGCAGCCCCTCCCGCGCGGTCCCGGCCATGATGCGGCGGGCATGGTCGCGCGCCCGGTCGAGGCACAGGGTCGGCAGCGCGTTGATCGCGGGCTCCACCGCCGCGATGCGGGCCGCCACCGCCTCGACGAGGTCGAGGGGGCTCACTTCGCGCGCGATCAGCAGGTCGCGCACGGTGACGGCACTCAGCCGGATCAGATCGTCGCCCGCGTATCCCATGTTCCATCCTCCCTGCGATGGTCGAAGCGCCACCCGCCGCCCGCACCCGCGCCAAGATGCGCGGCAAGCCAGGCGAGCGCGGCGGCGGTCTCTTCCGCCCACCCCCAGGGAGGATTGACGGCCAGCAGGGCCGCAGATGCAAGCCCCGCCGCACGCGGGTCCGTGTCGCGCACCAGTTCTGCGATGGCGATCTCGCGCTGCGCGGCGTCGGCGGCCGCCGCCTCGAAGGCGCGCGCGGCGTCGCGGTCCTTGACCGGATACCAGACGAGAAAGACACCCGTCGGCCAGCGCCGCACCGCCTGCGCCAGGCGCCTCGAAAGCGTCTGGAACTCTCGCCGGTCCTCGAAGGGCGGGTCGATCAGCACCAGCCCCCGCCGCTCCGGCGGCGGCACGAGGCTGAGGAGCGCCGCCCAGCCGTCCTCGGCGCGCACCTCCACCCCGCGGCGCCCACGCATCAGGGCGGAGAGCGCCGCCGCCTCCCCCTCCTGCCGCTCCACGAAGACCGCGCGATCCTGCGGCCGCAGCCGGTCCGCCACGAGCAGTGGCGAGCCCGGATAGACCGTCAGCCCATCGGCGTTCAACGCTGCGACCGCATCGGCCAGACGGCGCACGGCTGCGGGCAGGTCCGCCCCCTCGCGCGCGGCGGCCATCACGCGCGCGATGCCGTCTTTCCATTCGGGGCTGCGCGCGGCTTCGGCGCTATCGAGTTCGTAGCGGCCGCGCCCGGCGTGGGTGTCGAGCACGCAGAGCGGCTTGTCCTTCGCGCCCATGCGGTCGAGCGCGGAGAGCAGTCCCGCATGCTTCAGCACATCGGCGAAATTGCCCGCGTGGAAGGCGTGGCGGTAATTCACTGCGCGGACCCGGAACGCCCGTCGCCGCCCGGCAGGCGCGACAGCGCCTCTGCAAGCTGCGCCCGGCCGGGCGCCCCCTCCTCCAGCGTGTCGAGCAGGCGGCCCCAATAGCCGCGGACGGCATCGAAGTCCTCGGCAGCCGCGGCACGGCGGCCGAGATGCCACAAGGCAGGCCGGCTTTCCGGATCGGCGTCGAGCGCGGAACGGAAGGCCGCCGCGGCCTCGTCCGTCACCTCGCCCTGGGCGACCGTCACGAGCGTCTCGCCATATTCGGCGAGCAGGTCGGGCGCGGGCCCCTGCTGCAGTGCGAGCGCGCGCCGGTAGGCTTCGACCGCGGCGTCCGGCTCTTGCAGCGCGAGGCGGGTCCGGGCGAGCAGCAGCCAGCCGGTTTGCTCGCCCGGATGCTCGGCAAGCCGCGCCTCGATCCGTTCCGCCAGTTGCACAACCTCCTCGCGGCTGGCAGCGCCCGGGTCTTCGGCGACGCGGGTGGCAAAGGGCTGCGCAGGCAAGCCGGGGGCGCCAAGCCACAGATAGCCGCCCACGGCGACAACAGGCACAAGCGCCATCACGGCGCCAGCCACGGCACGATGCATGCGCCCATGGCCGGCGGGCGCACGCCCCTCGCCCCCGCCGGCCTCCGACGCGGCCAGCAGGCGGCGGCCGATCTCGGCACGCGCCTCGGCAGCCTCGCGCTCGGAGACAAGACCCGCCGCCCTGTCACGCTCCACCTGGGCGATCTGATCGCGATAGACCTCGGCGCTGCTTGCATCGTGCGCACGCACATGGGCCTCGCGCCGCCGCAACGGCACCAGGAGAGCCGCCACCGCGCCCAGTGTCATCAGGGCGGCAAGCAGTACGAACAGCAGGGTCGAAACGCTCATCGGGGCACTCCACGACGCCAAACGCGCGCACCCTACCCGCGCGCGCCCGCGAAGGGTAGTGTCAGGACGCCGCGGCCCGCCCCTTTGCGCAGGCCCTCCTGCAACGGACCGTCAGCGCGCCTGGGTGCCCCGGATGTCGGCCAGCGTCTTCGCGGGCAGGATCGCCTCCGGGTCCAGCCTGATCTCCACGATCGCCGGTCCGCCGCTGTCGAGCGCGCGCCGGAAGGCGGGGGCGAACTCCTCCGTCCGCACCACCGTCTCGCCATGGCCGCCATAGGCACGGGCGAGCGCGGCAAAATCCGGATTCGTCAGCTCCGTCGCGCTGACCCGGCCGGGATAGGCCTTCTCCTGGTGCATGCGGATCGTGCCGTACATGGAATTGTTGACGACCACGGTGACGAGGCCCAGCCCGTACCGCGCCGCGGTCGCCATTTCCTGCCCGGTCATCAGGAAGCAGCCGTCGCCCGCGAAATTGACCACGGTCCGCTCCGGCGCGATGCGCTTTGCGCCGACCGCGGCAGGCAGGCCGTAGCCCATCGACCCACTGGTCGGCGCAAGCTGCGTGCGCCAGTGCCGGAAGCGGTGGAAGCGGTGGACCCAGGCGGTGTAGTTGCCGGCCCCGTTGGAGACGATGGCATCCTCCGGCACCATCTCGCCCACGGTGCGCACGACCTCGGCCATCTGCACGGGACCTGCGTTCGGCACCGGCTGCGACCAGGCGAGGAAGCCCGCGCGTGCCGCCTTCGTCCGCTCCGCCCAGAGACGCGCGCGCGGCGGAGCGAGGTTCGCCAGCGCCGCCGTCATCGCCTTCGCGCCCGCCGCGAGCCCGAGCGCGGGGCGGTAGACATGGCCGATCTCGTCGGCCGAGGCGTGGGCGTGTATCAGCACCTGCTGGGGATCGGGCGGGGTGACGAGCGTGTAGCCCGAGGTCGTCATCTCCCCCAGCCGCGCGCCGAGGACGAGCAGGACGTCGGCATCCCGCACCCGGGCGGCGAGCTGCGGGTCGATGCCGATGCCGACGTGGCCGGCATAGGACGCGCTGTCGCCGGACATGTAGTCCTGGCAGCGCAGCGACAGGCCGACGGGCAGTTCCCACGCTTCGGCGAAGGCGCGCAGGTCGCGGGCGGCATTGCCGTCCCAGCCGCCGCCTCCCGCGATCACGAAGGGCCGTTCGGCGCGCGAGAGCAGGTCGGCCAGCGTGTCCATGTCCGCGCTCGCCGGGTGCGCCGCGACCGGGCGGGCCGGGCGCACGTCGCTCACCTCCGCATGCTCGCGCAGCATGTCCTCCGGCAGCGCCAGCACGACCGGGCCCGGCCGGCCCGAGACGGCGATGTGGAAGGCGCGGCTCACATATTCGGGCACGCGGGCAGGGTCGTCGATCTCGGCCGCCCACTTGGCCAGCGGGCCGAACATGGCGCGGTAGTCGACCTCCTGGAATGCTTCCCGGTCGCGCTGATCGCGGCCGACCTGACCGATGAACAGGATCATCGGCGTGGAGTCCTGGAAGGCGATGTGCACGCCCGCGCTCGCATTGGTCGCGCCCGGACCGCGGGTGACGAACGCGATGCCGGGCTTGCCGGTCATCTTGCCCGCCGCCTCGGCCATGATGGCCGCGCCGCTTTCGTGGCGGCAGACGGTCACGCCGATGTCGCGGCCCACGAAGGCGTCGAGCACGGCGAGGAAGCTCTCGCCCGGCACGCAGAAGGCGTGGTCGGCGCCGTGGCCGATCAGCGCGTCGACAAGGATCTCGGCGCCGGTGCGCGCGGGTTTCGTCATTTCATCCCCCTTGTGCTGGCCCATTGGCGGGCCGGTTCGGGCGGTCTGGCCGCCTCTTCAGGATACCCGCGGACGGCGGCTTACCGCCCGCGCAGGCCGGTCAGCTCCAGTCGGGCCGCGGGATCGCGCGGTGCGCAGCCCTGAGCGCCTCCGACCAGCTGTCGCTGATCATGCGGAAATAGGCGTCGTCCTCCATGATCCGCCGGCGCAGTTCCACCTGCGCCGCGTCGCGCCGGATTACCAGAAGGTCGATCGGCATGCCGACGGTCAGGTTCGAACGCAGCGTCGAATCCATGGAAATGAGCGCGAGCTTCACCCCGTCGTAGATGTCGGTGTCGAAGGTCACGGCGCGGTCGAGAATCGGCTTGCCGTACTTGTGCTCGCCGATCTGCAGGAAGGGCGTGTCCGCCGTCGCCTCGATGAAATTGCCGGCCGCGTAGATCTGGAAGAGGCGCATGGTCCGCCCCGCGATCTGCCCGCCGAGCAGCAGGGACACGTCGAAGGGCACGCCCTGTTCCTTCAGCGCCTCGCCGTCGATCCGGAAGGCCTCGCGCACCGCGCGCCCGACAAGCTGGGCGGCGCGGAACATGGTCGGCACGCTCATCAGCGTTTCCACCTTGCCGGTCGCCTCGTCCTCCAGCCCCTCGGCCAGCATGTTCACGATCGCCTGGCTGAGGGCGAGATTGCCCGCCGTCAGCATGGCCATCACCCGCTCGCCCGGCTTCTCGAACAGGTGCATCTTGCCGAAGGTCGAGATGTGGTCGACGCCTGCATTCGTTCGCGTGTCTGACAGCAGGACAAGGCCGTCGCGAAGATGCAGCGCAACGCAATAGGTCATGGCGGAAGCTCCTGCACGGGCAGGGGCGGCCGGTACGCGGCCGCTGGGAAGAGACGAGATCACGGGACTGGCCCTGCGCGACCGAAAACACTTATCGGACAAGGCCAATAGCGCAAACGCGAACGCCGCGCCAGCGGGGCCTTGCGCAACCCACCCCCACGCCGGCACCTACATCAGGAAGAACCGTCGGATCTCGCTGTCGAGCCGCGCCGTCCGGTTGATGTAGTCGGTCAGCACCTCGTGCAGGCCGGCCGTGAAGATGTCGTCGATCCGGGCGTACTTCAGCCGCGCGTGCAGCTCCGACGCCAGCCGGTGCGGCTCCCCGCCGCGTGTGTTCATCTCGCCGGTCAGAAGGTCCAGGTTGACCACGATCTGGTCGAAGGAGGCCCGCATGGAACGCGGCATCTCCGGCCGCAGCACCAGAAGTTCCGCCACGTTCCACGGCTTGATGC
This is a stretch of genomic DNA from Futiania mangrovi. It encodes these proteins:
- a CDS encoding proteasome-type protease, with amino-acid sequence MTYCVALHLRDGLVLLSDTRTNAGVDHISTFGKMHLFEKPGERVMAMLTAGNLALSQAIVNMLAEGLEDEATGKVETLMSVPTMFRAAQLVGRAVREAFRIDGEALKEQGVPFDVSLLLGGQIAGRTMRLFQIYAAGNFIEATADTPFLQIGEHKYGKPILDRAVTFDTDIYDGVKLALISMDSTLRSNLTVGMPIDLLVIRRDAAQVELRRRIMEDDAYFRMISDSWSEALRAAHRAIPRPDWS